The following proteins are encoded in a genomic region of Cellulomonas sp. ES6:
- a CDS encoding acyltransferase family protein, giving the protein MLNEVAAARPVVRRARVRGALTFLPSIQALRAVAVSLVVVFHLWPSRLTGGYVGVDVFFVISGFLITDHLLRSAERGGGIRLGPFYARRVRRLLPAALLVLLVTAVATVVVVPRSLWGQFLTGVAASAVYAGNWLFAARSVDYFAADNADSPVQHYWSLGVEEQFYLVWPLLLLVLLAVAARVGVAGRRVVLAGLVLLGSVSFVVSVWWTAADQVVAYYATPTHVWEFVAGGLVAVLGLGARRAARPVLAGVAMVAGVGLVVGSAVVLDGATAFPGWVAVVPVVGAVLVIAFGYPQGSVVARVVELAPVQLVGRISYALYLWHWPVVVLAPYVLGRPLWWAEKLVVLAGLVPLAWATTRWVEDPVRRWSPRGWRSGRVVLAGVGASAVLAGAVLAPVAVTDAQVERHGSSLAGVVDRAVAGDEPCFGAAAALPGASCPGSHTVRDDYGPVEAAADTQEDFLGIRAERDDRFRRTCAVVPGLVVERCDVGRDTGGGVVVVVGDSHANHLMAPVVSLAADRGMAVVEVFLTSCRPVLPQFDSPVAREHEEPCTTWKSQVFDYVAGLDASVVITSGAAQGYRGLGEEVDAQIVSAYRATWQQWLDAGHRLLVVSDVPLWDVSVPECVEASGPSDDPCTRPRDQLVGPDLAMVAAQGVQDPRLEALDLYDAFCDPDTCHSVVGGVVTHKDTNHMTPTFAATLAPRISAAMADLGAF; this is encoded by the coding sequence GTGCTGAACGAGGTGGCTGCTGCGCGGCCGGTGGTGCGGCGTGCGCGGGTGCGGGGGGCGTTGACGTTCCTGCCGAGCATCCAGGCGTTGCGGGCTGTGGCGGTGTCGTTGGTGGTGGTGTTCCACCTGTGGCCGTCGCGGTTGACGGGTGGCTATGTCGGTGTGGACGTGTTCTTCGTGATCTCGGGGTTCTTGATCACCGATCACCTGCTGCGTTCGGCGGAGCGTGGGGGCGGGATCCGGTTGGGTCCGTTCTACGCGCGTCGGGTGCGTCGTCTGCTGCCGGCGGCGTTGCTCGTGCTGCTGGTGACGGCGGTGGCGACGGTGGTGGTGGTGCCGCGCAGCTTGTGGGGGCAGTTCCTGACGGGTGTGGCGGCGAGTGCGGTGTATGCGGGGAACTGGTTGTTCGCGGCGCGGTCGGTGGACTACTTCGCGGCGGACAACGCGGACTCGCCGGTGCAGCACTACTGGTCGTTGGGGGTGGAGGAGCAGTTCTACCTGGTGTGGCCGTTGTTGCTGCTGGTGCTGCTGGCGGTGGCGGCGCGGGTGGGTGTGGCGGGTCGGCGGGTGGTGCTGGCCGGTCTGGTGCTGCTGGGGTCGGTGTCGTTCGTGGTGTCGGTGTGGTGGACGGCGGCCGATCAGGTGGTGGCGTACTACGCGACGCCGACGCACGTGTGGGAGTTCGTGGCCGGTGGCCTGGTCGCGGTGCTGGGGCTGGGTGCGCGGCGGGCGGCGCGTCCGGTGCTGGCGGGTGTGGCGATGGTGGCCGGGGTGGGTCTGGTCGTGGGGTCGGCGGTGGTGCTGGACGGTGCGACGGCGTTCCCGGGGTGGGTGGCGGTGGTGCCGGTGGTCGGTGCGGTGCTGGTGATCGCGTTCGGGTATCCGCAGGGGTCGGTGGTGGCGCGGGTGGTGGAGCTGGCGCCGGTGCAGCTGGTCGGGCGGATCTCCTACGCGTTGTACCTGTGGCACTGGCCGGTGGTGGTGCTGGCGCCGTACGTGCTGGGTCGTCCGTTGTGGTGGGCGGAGAAGCTGGTGGTGCTCGCGGGGCTGGTGCCGTTGGCGTGGGCGACGACGCGGTGGGTGGAGGACCCGGTGCGGCGGTGGTCGCCGCGGGGGTGGCGGTCGGGTCGGGTGGTGCTGGCCGGTGTGGGGGCCAGTGCGGTGCTGGCCGGCGCGGTCCTGGCACCGGTGGCCGTCACCGACGCCCAGGTCGAACGCCACGGTTCGAGCCTGGCCGGCGTGGTGGACCGGGCGGTCGCGGGCGACGAGCCCTGCTTCGGCGCCGCAGCTGCGCTGCCCGGGGCGTCCTGCCCGGGCAGCCACACCGTCCGGGACGACTACGGGCCGGTGGAGGCCGCCGCCGACACCCAGGAGGACTTCCTCGGCATCCGCGCCGAGCGTGACGACCGGTTCCGCCGGACCTGCGCCGTCGTCCCGGGGCTCGTCGTCGAGCGCTGCGACGTCGGGCGCGACACCGGCGGGGGAGTCGTCGTGGTGGTCGGGGACTCGCACGCGAACCACCTCATGGCGCCCGTCGTCTCCCTCGCGGCCGACCGGGGGATGGCAGTCGTCGAGGTGTTCCTGACCTCGTGCCGCCCCGTCCTGCCGCAGTTCGACTCGCCGGTCGCACGCGAGCACGAGGAGCCGTGCACCACCTGGAAGTCGCAGGTGTTCGACTACGTGGCGGGCCTCGACGCCTCGGTGGTCATCACCTCGGGCGCGGCGCAGGGCTACCGAGGCCTCGGCGAGGAGGTGGACGCGCAGATCGTCTCCGCCTACCGCGCGACGTGGCAGCAGTGGCTCGACGCCGGACACCGCCTGCTGGTCGTCAGCGACGTCCCGCTGTGGGACGTCTCCGTCCCTGAGTGCGTGGAGGCGTCGGGACCGTCCGACGACCCGTGCACGCGGCCGCGCGACCAGCTCGTCGGCCCGGACCTGGCGATGGTCGCCGCGCAGGGCGTGCAGGACCCGCGGCTGGAGGCGCTCGACCTCTACGACGCGTTCTGCGACCCGGACACCTGCCACTCGGTCGTCGGGGGGGTCGTCACCCACAAGGACACCAACCACATGACCCCGACCTTCGCGGCCACGCTCGCGCCGAGGATCTCCGCCGCGATGGCCGACCTCGGCGCGTTCTGA
- a CDS encoding DNA translocase FtsK, producing the protein MVRGIWMGCAHVVGGAARRIGHGARDLDPALRRDGAAFFLLALAIVVAAREWWGLDGMAGDAVHVVVAGTFGRVAAAVPVVLVGIAVRLMRHPDRNQANSRITIGLTAITLAACGLVHVQQGLPAPSGGFEAVRDAGGIVGYLVGTPLVSLVTAWATVPLLVLLAFFGVLVVTATPVNQIGPRLRALYDRLTGNHRDEEPEDDDAPLVINAGHTAVEEPEKPTRRGLLGRLRRAAAAPVPDDGRLDGYVGDEAFERAAYVEARRREEEATAVLDPDELDAPDAGPAAAGAPVAPGTAPTQAVTAVSTAHEPVPPPPTGVPRGEQPMLGGDVLYTLPSEDSLAKGAPHKVRSAANDRVVEALTSVLENFEIDAQVTGFTRGPTVTRYEVELGKGVKVERVTALSKNIAYAVASADVRILSPIPGKSAIGIEIPNTDRETVSLGDVLRSSAARRSEHPMVIGVGKDVEGGYVTANLAKMPHLLVAGATGAGKSSFVNSMIVSILMRSTPDQVRMVLVDPKRVELTIYEGIPHLITPIITNPKKAAEALEWVVREMEARYDDLAMFGFKHIDDFNVAVKAGKVKPLPGSERKIAPYPYLLVIVDELADLMMVAPRDVEASIQRITQLARAAGIHLVLATQRPSVDVVTGLIKANVPSRLAFATSSLTDSRVVLDQPGAEKLIGQGDALFLPMGAAKPMRTQGAWVSESEIHAVVEHVKQQLKPVYREDVAAAPAKKQVDEDIGDDLDLLLQAAELVVTTQFGSTSMLQRKLRVGFAKAGRLMDLLESREIVGPSEGSKAREVLVTPDDLPGTLAMLRGEPGGEAAGEGDRYAAPDGRMPGEPPEAVDYFDDADDLR; encoded by the coding sequence ATGGTCCGGGGGATCTGGATGGGGTGCGCGCACGTCGTCGGCGGCGCGGCGCGGCGCATCGGCCACGGTGCCCGCGACCTCGACCCGGCGCTGCGGCGCGACGGCGCGGCGTTCTTCCTGCTCGCGCTCGCGATCGTCGTCGCGGCGCGCGAGTGGTGGGGGCTCGACGGCATGGCCGGCGACGCGGTGCACGTCGTCGTCGCGGGCACGTTCGGGCGCGTCGCGGCTGCGGTCCCGGTGGTGCTCGTCGGCATCGCGGTGCGGCTCATGCGGCACCCCGACCGCAACCAGGCGAACTCGCGCATCACGATCGGCCTGACCGCGATCACGCTGGCCGCCTGCGGGCTGGTGCACGTCCAGCAGGGCCTGCCGGCCCCGTCGGGCGGGTTCGAGGCGGTCCGGGACGCGGGCGGCATCGTCGGCTACCTGGTCGGCACGCCCCTGGTCAGCCTCGTGACCGCGTGGGCGACCGTGCCGCTGCTGGTCCTGCTCGCGTTCTTCGGGGTGCTGGTCGTGACGGCGACCCCGGTGAACCAGATCGGGCCGCGGCTGCGGGCGCTGTACGACCGCCTCACGGGCAACCACCGCGACGAGGAGCCCGAGGACGACGACGCGCCCCTGGTGATCAACGCCGGCCACACGGCGGTCGAGGAGCCGGAGAAGCCGACCCGCCGCGGGCTGCTCGGGAGGCTGCGGCGTGCCGCCGCCGCGCCCGTCCCGGACGACGGCCGCCTGGACGGCTACGTGGGCGACGAGGCGTTCGAGCGCGCGGCCTACGTCGAGGCGCGCCGCCGCGAGGAGGAGGCGACCGCCGTCCTCGACCCGGACGAGCTCGACGCGCCGGACGCCGGCCCGGCGGCGGCCGGTGCCCCGGTCGCGCCCGGGACCGCCCCGACCCAGGCCGTCACGGCGGTGTCCACCGCGCACGAGCCCGTGCCGCCGCCGCCGACGGGCGTGCCCCGCGGCGAGCAGCCGATGCTCGGCGGCGACGTGCTCTACACGCTCCCGTCGGAGGACTCCCTCGCGAAGGGCGCGCCGCACAAGGTCCGCTCCGCCGCGAACGACCGCGTGGTCGAGGCGCTGACGAGCGTCCTGGAGAACTTCGAGATCGACGCGCAGGTCACCGGCTTCACGCGCGGGCCGACCGTCACGCGGTACGAGGTCGAGCTCGGCAAGGGCGTCAAGGTCGAGCGGGTCACGGCGCTCAGCAAGAACATCGCGTACGCCGTGGCGTCCGCGGACGTGCGCATCCTGTCGCCGATCCCCGGCAAGTCCGCCATCGGCATCGAGATCCCCAACACCGACCGCGAGACCGTGTCGCTCGGTGACGTGCTCCGGTCGAGCGCGGCCCGGCGCTCCGAGCACCCGATGGTCATCGGCGTCGGCAAGGACGTCGAGGGCGGCTACGTCACGGCGAACCTCGCGAAGATGCCGCACCTGCTGGTCGCGGGCGCGACCGGCGCGGGCAAGTCGTCCTTCGTCAACTCCATGATCGTGTCGATCCTCATGCGGTCCACGCCGGACCAGGTGCGCATGGTGCTCGTCGACCCGAAGCGCGTCGAGCTCACGATCTACGAGGGCATCCCGCACCTCATCACCCCGATCATCACCAACCCGAAGAAGGCCGCCGAGGCCCTCGAATGGGTGGTCCGGGAGATGGAGGCGCGGTACGACGACCTCGCGATGTTCGGGTTCAAGCACATCGACGACTTCAACGTCGCGGTGAAGGCCGGCAAGGTGAAGCCGCTGCCCGGCTCCGAGCGCAAGATCGCGCCGTACCCGTACCTGCTCGTGATCGTCGACGAGCTCGCGGACCTCATGATGGTGGCCCCGCGGGACGTCGAGGCGTCGATCCAGCGGATCACCCAGCTCGCGCGTGCCGCCGGCATCCACCTGGTGCTCGCCACGCAGCGCCCGTCGGTCGACGTGGTCACGGGCCTCATCAAGGCGAACGTGCCGTCCCGGCTCGCGTTCGCCACGTCGTCGCTCACCGACTCCCGTGTCGTCCTGGACCAGCCGGGCGCCGAGAAGCTCATCGGGCAGGGTGACGCGCTGTTCCTCCCCATGGGCGCCGCCAAGCCGATGCGCACGCAGGGCGCCTGGGTCTCGGAGTCGGAGATCCACGCGGTCGTCGAGCACGTGAAGCAGCAGCTCAAGCCCGTGTACCGCGAGGACGTCGCGGCGGCGCCCGCCAAGAAGCAGGTCGACGAGGACATCGGCGACGACCTCGACCTGCTGCTGCAGGCCGCGGAGCTGGTCGTCACGACGCAGTTCGGGTCGACGTCGATGCTGCAGCGCAAGCTCCGCGTCGGGTTCGCCAAGGCGGGCCGCCTCATGGACCTGCTCGAGTCGCGGGAGATCGTCGGCCCGTCCGAGGGCTCGAAGGCGCGCGAGGTGCTCGTGACGCCCGACGACCTGCCCGGCACGCTGGCGATGCTCCGCGGCGAGCCCGGCGGTGAGGCCGCCGGGGAGGGCGACCGGTACGCGGCGCCCGACGGCCGGATGCCGGGGGAGCCCCCGGAGGCCGTCGACTACTTCGACGACGCCGACGACCTGCGCTGA